GTGTTGTATGTTTAAATTGTTCAGGCATTCCACTGTGTTCATCTTGTCTGATACCATCATAACTAGTATCTTGTTTTATTCCTATTATAAGTTTTTCAGGTTTTAATGgagtattattaattaatttaactttataattaatagtaTCATTCATATAGTATGATTTACGTGCAAGAcgaaattctaaaaatatcttattttcTTTCTTAGGTTTATTAACATATTGAGTTATTGGaaaatcaatttttgttaaaaattctttttttaatggaACAACATCTTTATGAGTAGCATAAGATGAAAGTATTACTTTTTTCTTAGTACTAAATCTTGGTTCTTCAATAATATCAGCATTCAAtactatataatatttaatctttCCCATCAAACCAACAACTGTAGCAGGCCATTTTTTATCagttttaaatgtaaatggCCATTTATATGAACCAGGATTAAttaatgtttcttttttcttacctttataaactataatttcttttttaactaaatctTTTGAACTTTCATATTTTTGAAATGCTTCTGTATCATAATCATTACcacaatttatataattttctttttttttactaaaaccAACTTTAGAAAttccattaaaaataagtgatactttttctaattttattgGTTTATCAATTTTTGCCTGTACAATACCTTTAACATCCTCACCTGGATAAAtacttcttttaatattaccaCTTGAATCTTCATTATCCAACATAATTTCAAAGAAACACTTTGGTTCAGGTACAACCAACATTGATAAcaaataaaactaaaattaaaaaagaaattagtttataaataaatatatataaatattttttaaaataattatatttagattaaaaatatatcatataatatttattttcttttataaattccACAATTAAAAACTGTTAACACTTCTATAATtgtatatttctttatacaATATCAAAGCATTATCAGTTagaaatgaataatttagtattgttaacaaaacttttatatatcatattttcACTAGtcataaaaagaaaaattaattttttttcttcattactACGTCATCTATCATAACATTCAGTTGAAAGTGTTACTCACATCTGATTCTTGGATACCACTGAttgaaagaaatttaaaataatttgtatagTTTTCATTGTAGACAGtttcaatataaaaagaaattttagttttgattttaatgttaactataaaataagTAACAATAATGGTATTTGAAACATtcattcaattatttttttgtttattagtaatacataaaatattgtaataatattactattcaaaaattatttttcgtAAAAAAGACATTTTGGATGGTAGTCTTTGTCATCTAAATCTTCAAAACGTGATTTTCCAAAAAAACTTTCACAAAATTTATAGGTAGAATTagatttttcaatattttcttcACCAACTTCTTtactatctttttttttaattatacaatttttattacaattataaaattgttcaTTACCATCTCTTATTGGTTCTGTTCCTATTAATATTGGTACATCAACAGcaattgaatttaaaaatttatttgaggAAGAaagttttacttttatataataatttacttGTATACACCaacatatattaaatgatgGAACAATAGGAGGAATTGGTAtagattttataaatgtatgtTCTGTATATGGAATAACATCAACCTCTTCTGATAAACTAACAATAACTCTTGTCTCaacttttttatctttttcattaCTTCTATTTTCACCTATTTGTATACCCTTTCTTTCAGCAATATATTGAACAGTCTCTAAAAGTTTAACATCAacttttgatattattttagtactttgattatttaaaattatatttattggtATTAATTCTCCTGGAACAAAACCAGCTTTAgctaatttaatattaatatttattgcaccatatttaaaacataaaaaaccTAATTCtctaaatatatcttttactAAACCTTTTTTTGCTTTTTCACTAGCACTTAAATCCATAAAAGGAATAATTGAAAGGTAATGTTTAACATTATGATCTAATTTCCAATTTCTAACAATTTTTGCCTTAATATAATATCTAATATTTCCAACAGTACCCTCAAAACTTGGTGGTAATTCAACAGGAAGTTTAAATTCAAATGATCTTCTATGAGTTCCTGGTGACATTGTACATTCATTACATAACTGTAACTCTTCATCAATATAAATTTCCTCTGCCTCAAAAGGATATGGTTCTCTTCTTAATTGAGGATTTATTTGTTCACGACTATATCTTTGTGTTCTCGTTTCCCAGACATGCCAACTTGTTTTTGCTTTACCATGTAATGACACAGCAATAGATTTAACCTTTAATggttcttttaaaataatcttaaaatttCCTTTTATTGTTTCTCCAGCACGATAACAGGAATTTGATGAGTCAACTTCAATAAAACAATCCTCAAgtcctaaaaaaaaaaatttattaaatttatatatatattattaatattataataaaaatacctTTGGGTGTCCCACTTAAAGGAGCTAGAAACACCTCCAAACCAACTGgtttcattaataaatgCATTTCTCTTAcctaaaaaattcttttacatattaagatatattaaaaaattaattcaaaaatagcatgtatatatttagtaataaaaaaaaaaaatttcttattacTATCTCtttcatataaatttaaaaaaaaaaaatttatgaagcGTATCCTACATTAACTTTCTCAATTacaatatctttaaattatcTCAAAAATTTTCCCTTTCACTGATTTTTacttaacattttattaaaaaaaaaaatccttttttgtatataaaaatattacaagtaaaaaattttttcaaacattaaaatttacaattttgttcaatgaaatataaatgttaatgagttagaaataatttataaagttaaaaaaaaataaataaatattcttctTATTACtcaaatagttaaaaaaaaaaaaacaaataaaattgttattgtAATACatgtatttaataattttaaatgaaaaagtaatgtttctttatcaagatgatatgaatatttttaaaaataaaattggtaaatagaaaattaggataatagaaatttttaaatttgatgaGTTTTCTTGAAATTGCCTAATAACCTACAATTACTTGTCTATTAAATATGTAAAGATAAATTTCATTGAAAAAAGACTTCATTGAAATAAgagaaaacaaaaatataatatatattttatataaatttatcactAACTACCGgaaaatagttttatatacaataaataaatacaaataacgaaacaattttttattcctATTTAGCtttagttaataaaaagtaacaaattataaaagtgaAAAACATATACTATTTCATTGATAAAAAGTATGAAACtatgtttataaaagaaaagtaaaattaaaggaaatattttggatataaatatttgatatatatatatatatatatactttttttttttaaaaataaattttggtaataaaaataatttttagaaatgtACTATCAtatctatttatataatatacattttaagGAAATGAACtaactattaaataaatttttatgatacattatttaataacatctattctaaaaataattttgtatttttaaataaaaattaagattatatataaataaaaattaattataatatagtataaacattttaaaattactagttaaattacatttatatttatataaacaaagattttgataattgaaaagaaattaaaaaattaaaatataggtatatatttttatacttttcttTTCAAAGTTGAagttttacttaaaaaaaattatatttttagcaAAAACTTACATAAGCTTTAAATTGGATTAAATTATAACCATAAGtattaacttaaaaaatattcttcttAAAAAGatcataacatttttttttaaatagaaccATTCTTCGGTTGATTGATAACAATCTATTTTAGTACTTAAAACAAGAAAATTTACACTCGAAAGATTTTACaacttttaaagttttttttttttttaaattgtacaaaattagtaaataatattatttaactaatgatttcatttttgattaaatttcgattaattataaaaataagtttaccACAAAATACAtagtattaattatattttactacaattaaatttattaattaaattatctttaaaataaaattttattaaaaattgtacaataatttaaaattaaaaaatttgcataaaaaatattatttacttgggaaagaaaaaaacttatttttttttaaaaaatgatttaataaatatatacattggTATAcgttttcaaaatttttagacaaaaaattttttgtaataaataataatattcatgatataaatattacttatcgtattagtaaaaaaaattattctttcatgcatttgtaaaaaaaaaactaatgaCATAAAGAGTATTACACCTTTAAATTAAacataataactttttatatttattaaaaaaaacattatattttttgggtaaaaaacaaaattttatcaaaaaccctttcattattaataattcaaataattttttccttttcatttaatttaattcaaTTAAGTAAATgtagtcaaaaaaaaaattttttttttttgaaactGTCAAT
This Strongyloides ratti genome assembly S_ratti_ED321, chromosome : 2 DNA region includes the following protein-coding sequences:
- a CDS encoding Arrestin-like, N-terminal domain and Immunoglobulin E-set domain-containing protein; this encodes MNVSNTIIVTYFIVNIKIKTKISFYIETVYNENYTNYFKFLSISGIQESDFYLLSMLVVPEPKCFFEIMLDNEDSSGNIKRSIYPGEDVKGIVQAKIDKPIKLEKVSLIFNGISKVGFSKKKENYINCGNDYDTEAFQKYESSKDLVKKEIIVYKGKKKETLINPGSYKWPFTFKTDKKWPATVVGLMGKIKYYIVLNADIIEEPRFSTKKKVILSSYATHKDVVPLKKEFLTKIDFPITQYVNKPKKENKIFLEFRLARKSYYMNDTINYKVKLINNTPLKPEKLIIGIKQDTSYDGIRQDEHSGMPEQFKHTTRVLLSSTTENLKTRQEVITKSGATEIAFEGSLEFKNAKPDFNFEKGNIDTKTLVVVTILPSEGEQFPQPAECFIPISIKNIPNKTSNIPPLIRKKICG
- a CDS encoding Arrestin-like, N-terminal domain and Arrestin C-terminal-like domain and Arrestin, C-terminal domain and Immunoglobulin E-set domain-containing protein, producing the protein MHLLMKPVGLEVFLAPLSGTPKGLEDCFIEVDSSNSCYRAGETIKGNFKIILKEPLKVKSIAVSLHGKAKTSWHVWETRTQRYSREQINPQLRREPYPFEAEEIYIDEELQLCNECTMSPGTHRRSFEFKLPVELPPSFEGTVGNIRYYIKAKIVRNWKLDHNVKHYLSIIPFMDLSASEKAKKGLVKDIFRELGFLCFKYGAININIKLAKAGFVPGELIPINIILNNQSTKIISKVDVKLLETVQYIAERKGIQIGENRSNEKDKKVETRVIVSLSEEVDVIPYTEHTFIKSIPIPPIVPSFNICWCIQVNYYIKVKLSSSNKFLNSIAVDVPILIGTEPIRDGNEQFYNCNKNCIIKKKDSKEVGEENIEKSNSTYKFCESFFGKSRFEDLDDKDYHPKCLFYEK